Genomic DNA from Cloeon dipterum chromosome 3, ieCloDipt1.1, whole genome shotgun sequence:
CGTAGTACAGTTGAAGGTAAataatcatgaaaatattaataaattttgcttttatgttttaatttttgtatttttaggatgatagttaattttgtttacattgACCCGTTAAAACTAGAAcgttatcaatttaattttttaataatttattgtgctCTTTGCCAATATTTCGCACCTGTTTTGATTTATAACGGTACAATGCACAACACTCCTTTTCGCTCCATGCGCATAGTTTTGCCAATCTTGGTGCGTGACTTAACTTTCTGATTGTAActgtttaaatgtttattttacagatcctgagaaggaaagaaaattatgtcaaTGCGCCGGTTGCAaacggaaaagaaaaataatggaatcCAGCGAACCATGGAAAGgggctaaaaattttatgaagtaaattgcttttaaattgcatcaCGCAACATACTGATGTGGAACTCTCTTGACTGTCCGTAGGAAATTGCTGATTGTTTTGGGCTGGGTTTTCCTTATTTTCCTGACTTACAAGGTTTCCCAATTTGATTATGAAATGGCAAACTTTGATCCATATGACATCCTTAAAGTCTCATCTGTAAGTtttaggtttttaaatttaacacaaataattaattaaatctaaatagGGAGCTTCACAAGCAGAAATTAAGAAGGCCTACAGAAAACTTTCCCTAATTCTCCATCCAGACAAGGAGACTGGAAATGAGAAAGCCTTCATGAAGCTCAATAaaggtttgtttttaattcgatgtttcaatattttgttcacTATTTATAATATGGTTGTTTACAGCTTACCAAGCGTTAACTGATGATGAGGCAAGAAAGAACTGGGAAAAATATGGAAACCCTGATGGTCCTGGCGTTATTAACTTTGGTATCGCCTTGCCCTCGTGGATTGTAGAGAAGGAAAATTCTGTTTGGGTATATAATcccatttaatatattataggACACATacttgatgaaaaaattctcCTAGGTGCTCGGTTTATACGCGCTGGTGTTCATGATCGCCCTGCCCACCGTTGTTGGAATGTGGTGGTACAGGTCGATTCGGTACTCAGGAGATCAGGTACTTCTGGACACCCAGCAACTATATTACTACTTTTTCCACAAAACGCCGGTCATGCCGCTCAAGAGGGCGCTCATGATTTTGGCAGCGTCGCTCGAGTATGACAAAAAGCACAACAGTGAGATCGTTGAAAGGCCCTCGGACAACGTTGAGCTGCCCCAGTTGATTCGCAACATCGAGAATCTGAATGAAAAGACGCGAGAACGTCCTCTGAGTGATGCCTACTCCCTGAAGGCCCGTGCGTTGCTCTTCGCACACATGGGTCGAATGTTGCTGCCTGAGAACTCGCTGGAGATCGATCGGCAGTACATAGTCAAGAAGTGCCCCTACCTCATCCAAGAAATGGTCAATTGCGTTTCTCAGCTCATCATGTTGGCTTATGCCAGGAGAAGTGAGtgttattttcattgcaaGCGGCAGGGTTTAAAAGGTATTATTTAGTTAACATGCTGCCGAAGATTGAGACCATTGAGAACGTCATGAAGCTCAGCCCCATGATTGTACAAGGCCTGTGGGACAACAAGAGTCCACTCCGTCAGCTACCTCACATTCAGGAGGAAAATCTCAAATGGTTTTCTTCCAAGAAGGTGtgtgttttgaattattaaatttgggccattaattcaattattaaaatatatcgtcagatgccatttttaaaaagagttttGCCAAACAAGAAGGAGGTAGATTTGTAAATTACTTTGAAGTTTGCTTCTATTATATACTGAATTTGTATACTAAAAACGATGCGTTTGTTTTCCAGCGTCACATTAAAAACCTCCAGCAACTTGCTCAACTACCAGCTGAAGACAGAAGAGCACTGTTGAAAAGCATACCTGATGAAAACTATAGTGATATAATGAAAGTTTTAGGGAACATGCCATATATTGATTTCCAAGTGAGATGTGAAGGTGAGTGCtgtgtgttatttattttttatgtgatgAAACGTCCAGGGTACATTTCCGCCACCTTTCCTTTATCACCGCCTGACTTCTGGATTTTCTAGTCAGATTTACAttgaatttgatattaaaatgcagTTTGAGgggattttatttgcaaaatttgagaaagtttgatacttttaatttgctggtggaaattattttcccacatgtttttattttcgtctgTATGTGAATTCTATATCTGGTGCAACTTCTAGATAGATTTTTGACCATTTCAGTAttatcagaaattaaatatcaaccATCTCACAAACGTTggttatcaatttatttttaaatttttataatttaaaaacttatctGTCCCTCCAGCGTGATATTAAATCTAATtgtaaaatgtcaaaattgctgtgtaaaatttttgttctgcaTTATTTATCTCAACTTGTCTGGTTTTAACTTTCAGTTATCGACGACGAGGAGCCAACCGTCTACACTGCTGGTGCTATTGTGACAGTCACAGTGATTTTAGAGCGTAAGAGCATGGCAGTCCTGTTCGGTGACGAGTCAGCCCCCGACAAAACCGCGTATGAAACGAAAGAAGACGAAGAGGAGACCGAGAAGAAAGAGGATGCCGCCCAGGTGAAAAAGCCCCCTGCATGGTTGAAGCAGAAAAAGGGCAAGAAGAGCAGCAAAAAGGGCTCAAAGAAGCCGGCACCGAGTGCGGTCAAACCGaccaccgccgctgccgccgcgcctGCACCAGCTGCTGCGACACCAAACACAACATCGAGCAACAAGAAGAGTCTGGATAAAGTGGAGGAGGAAAAGAAGGCAGAGTTGTCAGCGGATCCAGAGGATAGTGAACTGTCTGACGATGAAGCGGAGCAGTCAGTAGACAGCGACGATGAGCcggcaaacaaaaaaaagTCGTCCAATGTTGATGATGACGATAAAGAGTGGGAGAAGTTCCAGGACAAGTTAgccaaaagagaaaaagtctTAGAGGGAAGAAGCAAAACCTCGCACAGTGTTCATTGCCCGCTCTACCCAGAGGTAAGATTTCTGATAAATAGTTGTTGATTTGAGTTAAACGAGTCTATTTTCACAGGACAAGCAAGAGTACTGGTGGGTTTACATTAGCGATAGGAAGAGCCACACTCTTCTAACTGCACCATACCACGTGACAGCGTTAGTTGACACAGAGGAGATTCAGCTGAAATTCACTGCTCCCAGGTGGCCGGGTGTCTACACATTCACAGTTTGCTTACGCTCCGATTCATATCTAGGCTTTGATCAGCTTCATGACATTAaggtaatttttctttagagggttagtaaatttattttaatttgaatttccagcTTGATGTTAAAGAGGCGCCTGAAGAAATTACCGATCATCCCCAGTGGGATTTCCCTGAAGGGGAGGAAGAAAAGGAGGGCGAGGGAAGCGACCTTTCAGAGTTCACAACAGATGAAGATGTCGAGGATGATGCGGAGTGAAAACTGTGTGCCTGGATTGCGCTGTGTTGGCTatgttgattattttgttacgtactattttttttgtaaatgttaaaaagtGTACTTgtaacacacaaaaaaaattgttaatgttGCTAAATATGAACTATAATTTATTGAAGGTTGCCAACTGGACAAAACAGTCAAATATTGTGCTGGGCTTTAACTGGAACATGTGGATGTGTGACGCACAGTGTAGAGcatcaaataaacaattctTATAAACATTTGCAATGAAAGCTTTGCATTTATTGGCATCAAGAACAGCTCACTCCAGTCATTTCTTGGTTTTTCGCTTGGTAGCTTGGATTTGAGAGCATGAATTACTTGACTCTTTTTGTTCTGAAACATGTGACACTTCCATAAGTTTCTGCACGAGGTCATCTCTCCCGTCCAGC
This window encodes:
- the Sec63 gene encoding translocation protein SEC63 homolog, with the protein product MGGQKFQYDESGGTFFYFLISFLALLLVPGTYYYWPRSTVEDPEKERKLCQCAGCKRKRKIMESSEPWKGAKNFMKKLLIVLGWVFLIFLTYKVSQFDYEMANFDPYDILKVSSGASQAEIKKAYRKLSLILHPDKETGNEKAFMKLNKAYQALTDDEARKNWEKYGNPDGPGVINFGIALPSWIVEKENSVWVLGLYALVFMIALPTVVGMWWYRSIRYSGDQVLLDTQQLYYYFFHKTPVMPLKRALMILAASLEYDKKHNSEIVERPSDNVELPQLIRNIENLNEKTRERPLSDAYSLKARALLFAHMGRMLLPENSLEIDRQYIVKKCPYLIQEMVNCVSQLIMLAYARRINMLPKIETIENVMKLSPMIVQGLWDNKSPLRQLPHIQEENLKWFSSKKRHIKNLQQLAQLPAEDRRALLKSIPDENYSDIMKVLGNMPYIDFQVRCEVIDDEEPTVYTAGAIVTVTVILERKSMAVLFGDESAPDKTAYETKEDEEETEKKEDAAQVKKPPAWLKQKKGKKSSKKGSKKPAPSAVKPTTAAAAAPAPAAATPNTTSSNKKSLDKVEEEKKAELSADPEDSELSDDEAEQSVDSDDEPANKKKSSNVDDDDKEWEKFQDKLAKREKVLEGRSKTSHSVHCPLYPEDKQEYWWVYISDRKSHTLLTAPYHVTALVDTEEIQLKFTAPRWPGVYTFTVCLRSDSYLGFDQLHDIKLDVKEAPEEITDHPQWDFPEGEEEKEGEGSDLSEFTTDEDVEDDAE